One Ahaetulla prasina isolate Xishuangbanna chromosome 1, ASM2864084v1, whole genome shotgun sequence DNA window includes the following coding sequences:
- the LOC131193288 gene encoding amine sulfotransferase-like, with protein MEQINKFLYKHKGCYFTEGVSPESIDSLESFEIRDDDIFIITYPKSGTIWTQNIVSLILHEGHRDGTENTTLLDRAPWLECNISHIDFPNRPSPRLFTSHLPYYLVPKGLQNKRAKIIYVLRNPKDVLVSTYHFTKITPVRETPKDFDTFLEWFLTGKVPSNLWLDHVEGWYTHKGDFNILFLSYEEMKKDLRSSVLKICNFLGKKLSGKEVDDVVDKATFDNMKADSRANYTFMPPDIVDCRKGDFLRKGTIGDWKNLMTVAQNERFDRVFKERMEKLPFKFCWDIQEDPEPISSSVEENNG; from the exons ATGGAACAAATAAATAAGTTCCTGTATAAACACAAAGGATGCTATTTTACAGAAGGGGTGTCACCTGAAAGTATAGATTCACTGGAAAGTTTTGAAATCCGAGATGATGATATATTTATAATCACATATCCTAAATCTG GCACAATATGGACTCAAAATATTGTGAGCTTGATTCTTCATGAAGGTCATCGAGATGGAACTGAAAATACTACCCTGCTTGACAGAGCTCCATGGCTAGAGTGTAATATTTCCCACATAGATTTTCCCAATCGCCCATCACCTCGTCTCTTTACTTCCCATCTGCCCTACTATTTGGTACCCAAAGGATTACAAAATAAAAGAGCAAAG ATTATTTATGTGCTTAGAAATCCAAAGGATGTATTGGTTTCTACCTATCATTTTACCAAAATTACACCTGTAAGGGAAACACCAAAAGATTTTGATACATTCTTGGAGTGGTTTTTGACTGGCAAAG TGCCCAGCAATTTGTGGCTAGACCATGTAGAAGGCTGGTACACTCATAAGGGTGATTTCaatattctcttcctttcttatgaagaaatgaaaaag GATCTGAGAAGTTCTGTACTGAAAATATGCAACTTCTTAGGAAAAAAACTAAGTGGAAAAGAGGTGGATGATGTGGTGGATAAAGCTACATTTGATAACATGAAAGCAGATTCTAGAGCAAACTACACATTCATGCCTCCTGACATTGTAGACTGCAGAAAAGGAGATTTTCTTCGCAAAG GCACTATTGGGGACTGGAAGAACCTCATGACTGTTGCCCAGAATGAAAGGTTTGACCGTGTCTTTAAGGAGAGGATGGAAAAGCTGCCCTTCAAGTTCTGCTGGGATATTCAAGAGGATCCTGAGCCTATTTCCAGCTCAGTGGAGGAAAATAATGGGTGA